In Nerophis ophidion isolate RoL-2023_Sa linkage group LG03, RoL_Noph_v1.0, whole genome shotgun sequence, the following are encoded in one genomic region:
- the prr5a gene encoding proline-rich protein 5a: MLDGLRRRHASRSSPRPLSLNFSTFSAPPPSPDLDSSNEHPIRRTLHRLKLMSSPSLSDLGKSEKGSPEDRGEKQKRAGANATWNSIHNAVIAVFQKKGLADNELYALNEGVRHLLKTEVGSFFTEYLQNQLLTKGMVILRDKIRFYEGQKLLDSLAETWDFFFCDVLSMLQAIFHPVQGKEPSVRQLALLHFRSTIVLSVKLEDALSRPRARVPPSVTQMLLILQGVHESRGVNEDYLRLESLVQKVVSPYLGTHGLYSGDQSEDHCRVLERRLQWGWSKSAEQLSKNPVVRSKSYNIPLLLTPVAEYDPDGGSAGSGGIRRHSACEMISCLEEQTLTYAELSGSASNRLCVGSQYKGAASSDLPLSSPSILELRSSGALHGTEATTTMTDLGKAASCTPPSESSSPDTIIGQVLESTDSDSDGIFIDFPSRSSEALGYARESRQSTV; this comes from the exons ATGCTGGATGGACTCAGGCGAAGGCACGCCTCCCGCTCCTCCCCCCGGCCCCTCTCCCTCAACTTCAGCACCTTCTCGGCCCCTCCCCCGAGCCCGGACTTGGACAGCAGCAATGAGCACCCAATCAGGAG GACTCTGCACCGGCTCAAGCTGATGAGCTCGCCCAGCCTCAGCGACCTGGGCAAGAGCGAGAAGGGCTCACCGGAGGACCGGGGGGAGAAGCAGAAGCGGGCCGGCGCCAACGCCACCTGGAACAG tatCCACAACGCAGTCATCGCAGTCTTCCAGAAGAAAGGTTTGGCTGACAACGAACTTTACGCTCTCAACGAAGGCGTCAG GCACCTGCTGAAGACCGAGGTGGGGTCCTTCTTCACGGAGTACCTTCAG AACCAGCTGCTGACAAAAGGCATGGTCATCCTGAGGGACAAGATAAGGTTCTACGAAGGCCAGAAGTTGCTGGACTCTCTGGCCGAGACGTGGGACTTCTTCTTCTGCGACGTTCTCTCCATGCTGCAAGCCATCTTCCACCCGGTGCAG GGGAAGGAGCCTTCGGTCCGTCAGCTGGCCTTGCTCCACTTCCGGAGCACCATCGTCCTGAGCGTGAAGCTGGAGGACGCCTTGTCTCGACCCCGAGCCAGAGTGCCGCCGTCTGTCACGCAGATGCTGCTAATCCTGCAG GGAGTCCACGAGTCGCGTGGCGTGAACGAGGACTACCTGAGGCTGGAATCTCTGGTCCAGAAAGTGGTCTCTCCCTACCTGGGCACGCACGGGCTTTACTCCGGAGACCAGAGCGAGGACCACTGCCGTGTTCTGG AGAGGCGCCTCCAGTGGGGCTGGTCCAAGTCTGCCGAGCAGCTGTCCAAGAACCCGGTGGTACGCTCCAAGAGCTACAACATCCCCCTGCTGCTGACCCCGGTGGCGGAGTACGACCCCGACGGCGGCTCCGCCGGCAGCGGCGGGATCCGGCGTCACTCGGCCTGTGAGATGATTTCCTGTCTGGAGGAGCAAACGTTGACCTACGCCGAGCTCTCCGGCTCCGCCTCCAACCGGCTCTGCGTGGGCTCGCAGTATAAAG GCGCCGCCTCCTCCGACCTGCCGCTGTCCTCGCCGTCCATCCTCGAGCTGCGCTCGTCCGGAGCGCTGCACGGAACCGAGGCCACGACCACCATGACCGACCTAGGCAAGGCGGCCTCCTGCACGCCGCCCAGCGAGTCGTCCAGCCCAGACACCATCATCGGACAGGTGCTCGAGTCCACCGACTCCGACTCAGACGGGATATTTATTGATTTTCCTTCTCGTTCCTCGGAGGCTCTGGGCTACGCTCGCGAAAGCAGGCAGAGCACCGTGTAG